The following coding sequences lie in one Mustelus asterias chromosome 8, sMusAst1.hap1.1, whole genome shotgun sequence genomic window:
- the LOC144497014 gene encoding uncharacterized protein LOC144497014 isoform X2, with protein MEGKRFRCDVCDKRFVTSTTLLRHQMIHTGEKAFRCDICEKAFTLSCQLLLHQRNHRGEKPFKCDVCEKSFSDSSTLCRHQRIHTGEKPFTCEIKLAHNTQEHSFTGGPVLYSKELTKLEEFTRKLFGLSNPTITNGRSDMGMSKDTQVSMDTSNSDGGELAAASEVPERADEERTEVNTSQQCGMAAAEEGEECQGEGKMSDLKGGVDELKLNIVACVKEEACDALAAVEGEHSELFRGEEPVALRPEALPSPRGHGQHQTHGAGEESENDLQLLQCSYHEQVQSTESYQATSNLLQQTLTEFKMDLSQNLQRNNEIIQQHLQRNNEILQQQNEVLCQLLQRSNETLNEMRQILSQIVAPAPSGQQ; from the exons ATGGAAGGAAAACGATTCAGATGTGATGTTTGTGACAAACGTTTTGTGACGTCTACAACGCTCCTGAGGCACCAGatgattcacacaggagagaaagcATTCAGATGTGATATTTGTGAGAAGGCTTTCACTCTTTCCTGCCAACTTCTATTGCACCAGAGGAATCATagaggggagaaaccatttaagTGTGATGTGTGTGAAAAATCATTCTCTGACTCATCCACTCTCTGcagacaccaacgcattcacacaggggagaaaccattcacatgcgag ATAAAGCTGGCCCATAACACCCAGGAGCACTCGTTTACTGGAGGACCGGTCCTGTACAGCAAGGAGCTGACAAAATTGGAGGAGTTCACAAGGAAGCTGTTTGGCCTCTCCAACCCCACGATAACCAATGGCAGATCAGATATGGGGATGAGCAAAG ATACACAGGTGTCCATGGACACGTCAAACAGCGATGGAGGAGAGTTGGCAGCAGCGTCCGAAGTTCCTGAAAGAGCTGATGAGGAAAGAACGGAGGTGAatacctcacagcaatgtggcatgGCAGCtgcagaggagggagaggagtgtcagggggagggtaaGATGTCTGATTTGAAGGGTGGTGTTGATGAGTTAAAGTTAAATATTGTGGCTTGTGTGAAGGAGGAGGCTTGTGATGCTCTGGCTGCTGTGGAGGGAGAGCACTCAGAACTTTTCAGAGGTGAGGAACCTGTGGCTTTGAGACCAGAAGCTCTGCCGTCTCCACGAGGACATGGACAACATCAGACCCATGGTGCTGGTGAAGAAAGTGAAAATGATCTTCAGCTTCTTCAGTGCTCATATCATGAACAGGTTCAAAGTACGGAGAGTTATCAGGCCACTTCTAACTTGCTTCAGCAAACTTTGACTGAATTTAAGATGGATCTTAGCCAGAATCTGCAAAGAAACAATGAGATTATTCAGCAGCATCTACAAAGAAACAACGAGATTCTTCAGCAGCAGAATGAGGTTCTTTGTCAGCTTCTACAAAGAAGCAATGAAACTTTGAATGAAATGAGGCAGATTCTGTCTCAGATTGTAGCGCCTGCACCTTCTGGCCAGCAGTAG
- the LOC144497014 gene encoding uncharacterized protein LOC144497014 isoform X1 — protein MEGKRFRCDVCDKRFVTSTTLLRHQMIHTGEKAFRCDICEKAFTLSCQLLLHQRNHRGEKPFKCDVCEKSFSDSSTLCRHQRIHTGEKPFTCEVCDKSFAMSSSLRSHQRSHTGEKPFTCEMCDRSFSQLSSLHTHRRTHTGEKPFQCEVCDRSFSQLSSLHSHRRTHTGEKPFSCEVCDKSFSQLSHLHTHRRTHTGEKPFSCELCDKSFSKSSTLRKHQRVHTGQKPFPCKIKLAHNTQEHSFTGGPVLYSKELTKLEEFTRKLFGLSNPTITNGRSDMGMSKDTQVSMDTSNSDGGELAAASEVPERADEERTEVNTSQQCGMAAAEEGEECQGEGKMSDLKGGVDELKLNIVACVKEEACDALAAVEGEHSELFRGEEPVALRPEALPSPRGHGQHQTHGAGEESENDLQLLQCSYHEQVQSTESYQATSNLLQQTLTEFKMDLSQNLQRNNEIIQQHLQRNNEILQQQNEVLCQLLQRSNETLNEMRQILSQIVAPAPSGQQ, from the exons ATGGAAGGAAAACGATTCAGATGTGATGTTTGTGACAAACGTTTTGTGACGTCTACAACGCTCCTGAGGCACCAGatgattcacacaggagagaaagcATTCAGATGTGATATTTGTGAGAAGGCTTTCACTCTTTCCTGCCAACTTCTATTGCACCAGAGGAATCATagaggggagaaaccatttaagTGTGATGTGTGTGAAAAATCATTCTCTGACTCATCCACTCTCTGcagacaccaacgcattcacacaggggagaaaccattcacatgcgaggtgtgtgacaaatcattcgcTATGTCATCGAGCCTACGCAGTCACCAACGCtcgcacacaggggagaaaccattcacatgcgAGATGTGTGACAGATCATTCTCGCAGCTTTCGAGCCTCCACACTCACCGACGTacacacactggagagaaacccttccagtgtgaggtgtgtgaccgATCATTCTCGCAGTTATCGAGCCTCCACAGTCACCGACgcactcacacaggggagaaacccttctcatgcgaggtgtgtgacaaatcattctcgcagttatcacacctccacacacaccgacgcactcacacaggggagaaaccattctcaTGTGaattgtgtgacaaatcattctcaaagTCGTCGACCCTCCGTAAACACCAACGTGTTCACACAGGACAGAAACCCTTTCCATGCAAG ATAAAGCTGGCCCATAACACCCAGGAGCACTCGTTTACTGGAGGACCGGTCCTGTACAGCAAGGAGCTGACAAAATTGGAGGAGTTCACAAGGAAGCTGTTTGGCCTCTCCAACCCCACGATAACCAATGGCAGATCAGATATGGGGATGAGCAAAG ATACACAGGTGTCCATGGACACGTCAAACAGCGATGGAGGAGAGTTGGCAGCAGCGTCCGAAGTTCCTGAAAGAGCTGATGAGGAAAGAACGGAGGTGAatacctcacagcaatgtggcatgGCAGCtgcagaggagggagaggagtgtcagggggagggtaaGATGTCTGATTTGAAGGGTGGTGTTGATGAGTTAAAGTTAAATATTGTGGCTTGTGTGAAGGAGGAGGCTTGTGATGCTCTGGCTGCTGTGGAGGGAGAGCACTCAGAACTTTTCAGAGGTGAGGAACCTGTGGCTTTGAGACCAGAAGCTCTGCCGTCTCCACGAGGACATGGACAACATCAGACCCATGGTGCTGGTGAAGAAAGTGAAAATGATCTTCAGCTTCTTCAGTGCTCATATCATGAACAGGTTCAAAGTACGGAGAGTTATCAGGCCACTTCTAACTTGCTTCAGCAAACTTTGACTGAATTTAAGATGGATCTTAGCCAGAATCTGCAAAGAAACAATGAGATTATTCAGCAGCATCTACAAAGAAACAACGAGATTCTTCAGCAGCAGAATGAGGTTCTTTGTCAGCTTCTACAAAGAAGCAATGAAACTTTGAATGAAATGAGGCAGATTCTGTCTCAGATTGTAGCGCCTGCACCTTCTGGCCAGCAGTAG
- the LOC144497045 gene encoding uncharacterized protein LOC144497045, with protein sequence MEKKLFKCELCDKSFLRSPHFRNHQRTHTGEKPFTCEICNKSFSQSSQLHRHKRIHTGEKPFRCDVCEKAFTQLSTLQVHQTIHTGEKPFKCEFCDKAFPISTEFLIHQSIHTGENPFKCEICDRAFTRSSALAQHRRIHTGEKPFTCEVCKKSFTQSSALREHQRIHTGEKPFTCKVCKKSFSRSSHLREHQRIHTGEKPFKCEVCNKNFTGLSGLVKHWRIHTGEKKTFTCDVCNKEFEQLWSMLDHRRIHTAGKPSEV encoded by the coding sequence ATGGAAAAGAAACTATTCAAGTGTGagttgtgtgacaaatcattcttgcGCTCACCCCACTTTCGTAACCACCAACGCACGCatactggagagaaaccatttaCGTGTGAGATTtgcaacaaatcattctcacaGTCATCACAACTCCACAGACAcaaacgcattcacacaggggagaagccattcCGCTGTGACGTGTGTGAGAAAGCTTTTACACAGTTATCGACCCTCCAGGTCCATCAGACAATCCACACAGGCGAGAAACCCTTCAAGTGTGAGTTTTGTGATAAAGCTTTCCCAATATCAACAGAGTTCCTAATACACCAgagcattcacacaggggagaatccCTTCAAGTGTGAGATTTGTGACCGAGCCTTTACACGTTCATCAGCACTTGCACAACatcgacgcattcacactggggagaaaccattcacctgtgaAGTGTGTAAGAAATCATTCACCCAGTCATCAGCCCTCCGTGAAcatcaacgcattcacactggagagaaaccattcacctgtaaAGTGTGTAAGAAATCATTCTCCCGGTCATCTCATCTCCGagaacaccaacgcattcacactggggagaagccgttcaagtGTGAGGTGTGTAATAAGAACTTTACAGGGTTATCCGGCCTGGTGAAGCACTggcgcattcacacaggggagaagaaaACATTCACGTGTGATGTGTGTAATAAGGAGTTTGAACAATTATGGAGCATGTTGGATCACCGTCGCATTCATACAGCAGGGAAGCCAAGTGAGGTGTGA